Proteins encoded together in one Aureibacillus halotolerans window:
- a CDS encoding phosphotransferase family protein, with protein sequence MKSFKVSLTMERVESLIKQIVQGTVKNVTPIEKGELSRVFSFQSDEQPLIVHFKDDGKSFEKAQYMYMNFGERLPIPKVISRGVIENVHYAISEKAAGTAMDELSIEAVQWPLKDLAEQVTRMGEIDVPSTAGFQFIDPQENEASYETMTELIASHFHEEPSGFYENWTHLYHDSFLEKDVFQAGYQRLIELTAFAPKTPTLVHGDFHLGNMLANDTKVTGIVDWEMASFSDFMMDVANVHLWAPQLHFPTLLFQANNTIPHFSERLQCYMLFRTVDGLRFYAKQDAKESYNFIKGKLLELL encoded by the coding sequence ATGAAGTCATTCAAAGTATCACTTACAATGGAGCGTGTTGAGTCACTCATTAAACAGATTGTGCAAGGGACTGTAAAAAACGTTACACCAATCGAAAAAGGAGAGCTGAGTAGAGTGTTCAGCTTTCAATCAGATGAACAGCCGTTGATCGTTCATTTCAAGGATGACGGAAAGAGCTTCGAGAAAGCACAGTATATGTATATGAATTTCGGAGAACGATTGCCAATCCCAAAGGTTATCTCTCGAGGAGTAATCGAAAATGTTCATTACGCCATTTCAGAAAAAGCAGCAGGAACAGCGATGGATGAGCTTTCGATTGAGGCGGTGCAATGGCCACTGAAAGACCTCGCCGAGCAAGTGACCCGGATGGGGGAAATTGACGTTCCATCAACTGCGGGCTTCCAGTTCATAGACCCTCAAGAAAACGAAGCGTCGTATGAGACAATGACCGAGCTCATCGCCTCGCATTTTCATGAGGAGCCAAGTGGTTTTTACGAAAACTGGACCCATTTATATCATGATAGTTTTCTAGAAAAAGACGTTTTCCAAGCGGGGTATCAGAGGCTAATTGAATTGACAGCCTTTGCTCCTAAAACACCAACACTCGTTCATGGAGACTTTCATCTCGGAAACATGCTCGCTAACGATACTAAAGTGACGGGGATTGTCGACTGGGAGATGGCTTCTTTCAGCGATTTTATGATGGATGTCGCCAATGTTCACCTATGGGCCCCTCAGCTTCATTTCCCAACACTGCTATTTCAAGCAAACAACACTATTCCCCATTTTTCAGAGCGATTGCAATGCTACATGCTTTTCAGAACGGTAGACGGACTTCGCTTCTACGCCAAGCAAGATGCAAAGGAAAGCTACAATTTTATAAAGGGAAAACTACTGGAGCTTCTATAA
- a CDS encoding cupin domain-containing protein encodes MNKVDPKDVTLHALPRTVGNAETGETVTFLKTTPETNGAYVQFTTHLDPNDGIPMHYHEAFSESFLGIDGELSLKVNGKVHILKAGDTFVVQPGERHTFWNHTSEFVNFTVEIRPADDFERFIRCGYGLKADRRTLPGKIPVPRNPLLWGFLFQWGGTYLPVIPIRMQKLFFGALAKLGKWLGADKTLEKYYVEPEDVVASTGDTA; translated from the coding sequence ATGAATAAAGTTGATCCGAAGGACGTTACGCTTCACGCATTGCCAAGAACAGTTGGGAACGCCGAAACAGGTGAAACGGTCACATTTTTAAAAACCACGCCTGAGACAAATGGAGCCTATGTGCAGTTCACAACGCATCTTGATCCAAATGATGGCATTCCAATGCACTATCATGAAGCTTTTTCTGAGTCCTTTTTAGGAATTGATGGCGAGCTGTCTTTAAAAGTGAACGGAAAGGTGCACATTTTAAAAGCAGGGGACACCTTTGTCGTTCAGCCGGGGGAACGTCATACGTTTTGGAATCACACGTCTGAATTTGTTAATTTCACAGTGGAAATTCGTCCTGCGGATGATTTTGAGCGCTTTATCCGCTGTGGTTATGGGCTGAAGGCGGACCGGCGAACGTTGCCAGGAAAAATCCCTGTCCCTCGCAACCCTCTTCTTTGGGGATTTTTATTTCAGTGGGGTGGCACGTATCTCCCGGTAATCCCGATACGTATGCAAAAGCTATTTTTCGGTGCGCTCGCCAAACTTGGAAAATGGCTAGGTGCAGACAAAACGCTTGAGAAATATTATGTTGAGCCAGAGGATGTGGTTGCCTCAACAGGAGATACGGCATGA
- the cls gene encoding cardiolipin synthase has product MSVSAILIYLLIALNFAFAIIVVFRERRDIGATWAWLLVMFFLPGIGFITYLLFAQNLSRYHLFDSEDFNRRDYDQMAEKQLEAIHAGSFPYHNPETFEHSDLLYLHLLNNKAVFTDDNKVELYADGNAKFTQLLTDIKAAKDTIHLQYYIFRNDQLGRDIIRALTEKATEGVEVKVLYDDLGSRTLRKRNFKDLVAHGGEIEAFFPSKFRIINIRLNYRNHRKIVVIDGKIGYIGGFNVGDEYLGRSEKFGYWRDNHLRIQGKAVYSLQARFILDWNQASKHHDISYEKRLFPQVETTGETGIQIVTSGPDSELEHIKYGYLKMISTAQKSIYIQSPYFIPDASVLDALRVACLSDIEVTIMIPNKPDHMFVYWATMSYIGELLKTGAKVYIYNKGFIHAKTIIVDDEISSVGTANIDVRSFKLNFEVNAFLYDKEIAMEISEKFREDIEVSTLLTYDAYEERSRWIRFKESISRLLSPIL; this is encoded by the coding sequence GTGAGTGTCTCAGCAATCCTTATTTACTTATTAATTGCCTTGAACTTTGCCTTTGCCATTATCGTCGTCTTTCGTGAGCGCAGAGATATTGGTGCGACGTGGGCTTGGCTGCTCGTCATGTTTTTTCTTCCTGGGATCGGATTTATCACCTACTTGTTGTTCGCGCAAAACCTAAGTCGCTATCATTTGTTTGATTCGGAGGACTTTAATCGGCGCGATTACGATCAGATGGCAGAAAAGCAGCTTGAAGCAATTCATGCTGGGAGCTTTCCTTATCATAATCCTGAGACGTTTGAACACTCGGACTTGTTGTACTTGCATCTGCTAAACAATAAGGCTGTATTCACGGATGATAATAAAGTTGAGCTATATGCTGATGGTAACGCTAAGTTTACACAGCTATTAACCGACATTAAAGCTGCGAAGGACACGATTCACCTGCAATATTATATTTTTCGGAATGACCAGCTTGGGAGAGACATTATTCGCGCACTGACTGAAAAAGCCACCGAGGGAGTAGAGGTAAAGGTGCTTTATGATGATCTCGGTTCGCGAACATTGCGAAAGCGAAATTTTAAAGACTTGGTTGCGCATGGTGGGGAAATCGAAGCGTTCTTCCCTTCCAAATTCCGCATTATCAATATTCGTTTGAATTACCGGAACCATCGTAAAATCGTTGTTATCGACGGGAAGATAGGCTACATCGGAGGATTTAATGTAGGGGATGAATACCTTGGACGAAGCGAGAAGTTCGGCTATTGGAGAGATAATCACTTGCGTATCCAGGGGAAGGCAGTGTATTCCTTGCAGGCCAGGTTCATCCTCGATTGGAACCAGGCCTCGAAGCACCATGACATTTCATACGAAAAACGCTTGTTTCCTCAAGTGGAAACAACAGGCGAAACGGGTATTCAAATTGTGACAAGCGGTCCAGATTCAGAACTTGAGCACATCAAGTACGGGTATTTAAAGATGATTTCTACTGCCCAAAAATCAATTTATATCCAATCACCATATTTCATTCCTGATGCAAGTGTCCTTGATGCGCTGCGTGTAGCATGCTTGTCAGACATTGAGGTGACCATTATGATCCCAAATAAGCCGGATCATATGTTTGTGTATTGGGCGACAATGTCTTATATTGGGGAGCTATTAAAAACAGGAGCGAAGGTGTATATATACAACAAAGGTTTCATTCACGCAAAAACGATAATTGTGGATGATGAAATCTCTTCAGTGGGTACCGCGAATATTGATGTCAGAAGCTTTAAGCTGAATTTTGAGGTTAATGCCTTTCTCTATGACAAGGAAATAGCGATGGAGATTAGCGAGAAGTTTAGAGAGGATATAGAGGTGTCTACATTGCTAACGTACGATGCTTACGAAGAACGCTCTCGCTGGATTCGCTTCAAAGAATCCATTTCAAGACTGCTGTCACCGATTCTGTAA
- a CDS encoding helix-turn-helix transcriptional regulator: MSLETYVELQIPPLPYYLGSGYTEFESGDTHPHRTNLGIYDLIIATKGELFIGENHQQWTLRKGDALLLQPVGEHFSVEPCKQTTAFFWLHFEHPSHREHSFDSPFRTSRPFANPYTLKLPKYSRLTDSQRAFNLMNRMLEMPIESSFWEEQHLMAELLAILELGDKGGNGSAAARLAMKTATYIHEHYQEKITNSTLASALHFHPNYIVRCMKMKYNRTPVEYLNDFRIERAKRLLITTVLPIERIAEKVGFLYPPYFSASFKLKVGKSPLQFRNQYLN, from the coding sequence ATGAGTTTGGAGACTTATGTTGAATTGCAAATACCGCCACTTCCTTATTATCTAGGCTCAGGCTACACTGAATTCGAGAGCGGTGACACTCATCCACACCGCACAAATTTGGGTATCTACGATTTAATTATTGCTACCAAAGGAGAATTGTTTATAGGAGAAAATCATCAGCAATGGACCTTGCGTAAAGGCGATGCATTACTCCTTCAGCCTGTAGGAGAACATTTCTCTGTTGAACCATGTAAGCAAACAACAGCTTTTTTCTGGCTTCATTTTGAGCATCCTAGTCATCGTGAGCATTCCTTTGATTCCCCGTTTCGGACATCCCGTCCATTTGCCAATCCCTACACTTTAAAACTCCCTAAGTACTCTCGACTGACAGATTCTCAAAGAGCATTTAATCTTATGAATCGTATGCTAGAAATGCCTATTGAAAGCTCCTTCTGGGAGGAACAGCATTTGATGGCGGAATTGTTGGCTATCTTAGAGCTGGGGGATAAGGGGGGAAATGGCTCAGCAGCAGCTCGACTCGCCATGAAGACAGCCACTTATATCCATGAACATTATCAAGAAAAAATAACGAATTCTACGCTCGCTTCAGCTCTTCATTTTCACCCTAATTACATTGTGCGATGTATGAAAATGAAATATAATCGGACACCAGTGGAATATCTAAATGACTTTCGCATTGAGAGAGCCAAACGCTTACTTATTACCACCGTATTGCCGATTGAGCGAATCGCTGAAAAAGTAGGGTTTCTTTACCCACCTTATTTTTCAGCATCCTTTAAACTAAAGGTGGGTAAATCGCCACTTCAATTTCGTAATCAATATTTGAACTAA
- a CDS encoding trifunctional serine/threonine-protein kinase/ATP-binding protein/sensor histidine kinase has product MLDSRFQLIEKVHESEDTLVLRCQEVEKSRSVILKMPAKEFNDSETLAVYERENTFLQSVVSNHIIRSYGLRTISSRPAIVLEDCFGLSMDGLYRGESMALETFFQFTAQVTGALQELHDQGIIHRDVNPSNMLLEPTTETIKLIDLNLASTVRDARDDDRQLSGTYAYLSPEQTGRTTHHVDVMSDVYAFGVTMYEWLTGKRPFTKSDPLEMIHEHLAMEPDAPHALNANLPIMVSRIVMKCLEKNPYERYQSMMSLGSDLLHCSEEWASSQEISPFSLGEMDRAITIEWSEQMYGVEEQTNGLLSLYDDVRMGEAVSILVSGVSGSGKTTFVSQLVPFGGAFVSGKCEQYNGGLPYQPLLQAMEQLIKKMLSRSEAEVDEWAERLRYIADTNGKRLKEILPVLEAVLPTVDTSDEPSLMDSDIGFKYVLADVLRSCCFKEHPVVLVIDDLQWADTATLQFFRYVKEDFYIPYLLSVGTYREENVEGVELLPALINDRDIVKLHLNDLSMQAIRTMLMDAFHSSTEKIEAVAALIHQKTKGNPFFVRQFIGVLLEKRWLYFDPTTQAWDWMESSIRNAPHTDNVVEFLVDQFRSLSADTSRCLAWAASVGRQICVGTLSTVMEKSPAFVTGALQEGVKRGYLSQSTETQFEFLHDRIQQVAYQSLSEFERKKVHYALASYGLSAKEQNSLWAMDVYTIVGHLIASKELIQDAKEKLTMASLLLEASVLSQRAAAFDMALHYASLGAEALSDEAWVNTPDLCFALHEACAELSYLCGAFEEAERWIDVAINKPLSTLNKVRLLTIQISIKTNLTEYADVLKISNRALAMLDVSIPDRITDQDIVQERKVIEELLSNVNEEDLQQLPVMSNDAVQQALKLISHTGPSSYYVDLNWFAYTSLRSIKLSLAHGLSAFSGAGFTAYSIMLVGVWRNVDEGFRLGQLSCAIADQLHDAQAICKAYGSFAIFINHRKRHVRTSMASLEKAYENGKKSGDLVYAGFCAVALVDTSVSTAVPLEEVKNKANSYMAWLRQINSLDSFDRVMLMHQWVLSMRGETDQPGSLSSADFDQDTYAATLGEDPVKTFLFHFHKLRAAYFFGQLKEAVTEEALAGEMVGSVVGQILEEEYVYYGALTLCRYCLSQPLVADERERLIRKIQSHLAHLRSRAEECPENYHHRELLIQGELARIHGDGQEALRCYDASLRHAKEHSFVQHVAEAGECAALHCVADQLHMQARWFFNEAIKAYEQWGAYGKIADMERTYPEWFVDTVDETALPTIKGSVSKQTSATERSAALDLTTAIKAAQVISKEMHHPQLLKVLLSVAMENAGAEKAWLFMKHPDGWRAEAFESLASVERPVQCPAPFSNLRDAVSSTIIEYAVRTNEWVVIDDATKNLQFAHDPYIRSRQPRSLLCIPIYQRHSVNTVLYMENNLIPNAFTPERKSLLTMIASQAAISLENARLYGQLNVRVKERTKELEEALTSLKTTQRELLQKEKMASLGGLMAGIAHEVNTPIGVSLTASSHLYDSTTRWLRKYEEGQLKKKDLDAFAELSRDASSMILTNVKRAADLVASFKKITVDRSSEEKRSFKVKAYIEDVIRSLSPELKKTSHQLVVKGPDDMEINSYPGSFSQVITNLVMNALQHAFHEQLSGEITIQLFQERSHVLIVFKDNGAGISEDSLQKIFDPFFTTKRGQGGTGLGLHVVYQMVTETLSGTISCESLLGQGTKFLIHLPHEMNSEGSS; this is encoded by the coding sequence ATGCTTGATTCAAGGTTTCAGTTGATTGAAAAGGTGCACGAGAGTGAAGATACACTTGTGCTACGGTGTCAGGAGGTTGAGAAATCTCGTTCAGTGATTTTGAAGATGCCAGCAAAGGAGTTTAATGACAGTGAAACGCTGGCAGTCTATGAACGAGAAAATACCTTCCTGCAATCGGTGGTTTCAAATCATATTATTCGTTCTTATGGGTTGAGAACGATCTCAAGCCGTCCGGCCATTGTGTTGGAGGATTGTTTTGGTTTGTCTATGGATGGGCTCTATCGAGGCGAATCGATGGCTTTGGAAACGTTTTTTCAATTCACTGCGCAGGTGACGGGGGCTTTGCAGGAATTGCATGATCAAGGCATTATTCACCGTGACGTGAACCCGTCAAATATGCTCCTCGAACCAACAACTGAAACGATTAAGCTCATTGATCTGAATTTGGCTTCTACTGTGAGGGATGCGAGGGACGATGACCGCCAGCTGTCAGGCACTTACGCGTATTTGTCCCCTGAGCAGACTGGCCGAACGACGCACCATGTGGATGTAATGAGTGATGTGTACGCATTTGGCGTGACAATGTATGAATGGTTGACGGGAAAGCGACCGTTTACGAAGAGTGATCCGCTTGAAATGATCCATGAGCATTTGGCTATGGAACCGGATGCTCCACATGCGTTGAATGCAAACCTCCCCATTATGGTGTCACGGATCGTTATGAAATGTTTGGAAAAAAATCCGTATGAGAGATATCAATCTATGATGAGCCTAGGTTCTGATCTTCTTCACTGTAGTGAGGAATGGGCATCTTCTCAGGAAATTTCTCCTTTTTCACTAGGTGAAATGGATCGCGCGATCACCATTGAATGGTCTGAACAAATGTATGGAGTCGAGGAGCAAACGAACGGTCTGTTGTCACTTTATGATGATGTGCGGATGGGCGAAGCTGTTTCCATACTCGTCTCTGGTGTTTCTGGGTCAGGAAAAACAACGTTTGTGTCGCAGCTTGTGCCTTTTGGTGGCGCGTTTGTTTCTGGGAAATGCGAACAGTACAATGGTGGTCTTCCGTATCAGCCTCTGCTGCAAGCGATGGAGCAATTGATTAAGAAAATGCTCTCTAGGTCTGAAGCAGAGGTCGATGAATGGGCGGAGAGACTACGATATATCGCAGATACCAATGGCAAACGTCTCAAGGAAATTTTACCTGTTCTCGAAGCGGTGCTACCAACCGTTGACACGTCCGACGAGCCTTCACTGATGGACTCGGATATTGGCTTTAAGTATGTACTAGCGGACGTCTTACGCTCATGTTGCTTCAAAGAGCACCCCGTTGTCCTCGTTATTGATGATCTGCAGTGGGCAGATACCGCGACCTTACAATTTTTCCGTTACGTCAAAGAAGATTTCTATATTCCCTATCTGCTGAGCGTTGGCACATACCGCGAGGAAAATGTGGAGGGTGTTGAGCTACTGCCCGCGCTCATCAATGATCGCGATATTGTTAAATTGCATTTGAATGACCTCTCCATGCAAGCCATTCGTACGATGCTAATGGATGCCTTCCATTCATCAACGGAGAAGATTGAAGCCGTCGCTGCTTTAATTCACCAAAAGACGAAAGGTAATCCATTTTTTGTACGCCAGTTTATTGGTGTGCTGCTAGAAAAACGCTGGTTGTATTTTGACCCTACTACACAAGCATGGGATTGGATGGAGTCGTCTATTCGCAATGCGCCTCATACGGACAATGTGGTTGAGTTCTTAGTGGATCAGTTTCGTTCTCTTTCAGCTGATACAAGCAGGTGCCTTGCTTGGGCGGCAAGTGTAGGCAGACAGATTTGTGTGGGGACACTGTCAACGGTTATGGAAAAATCTCCTGCTTTTGTGACTGGGGCACTGCAGGAAGGCGTGAAACGAGGATATCTTTCGCAGTCTACGGAAACACAGTTTGAGTTTCTGCATGACCGTATCCAACAGGTGGCGTATCAATCACTTTCTGAGTTTGAACGAAAAAAGGTGCATTATGCGCTTGCGAGCTATGGACTTTCTGCAAAAGAACAGAACTCGTTATGGGCAATGGATGTGTACACCATTGTAGGGCATTTGATTGCCTCTAAAGAGCTCATTCAGGATGCTAAGGAAAAGCTGACAATGGCATCCTTGTTATTGGAGGCATCGGTGTTGAGCCAGCGCGCAGCAGCTTTTGACATGGCACTGCACTATGCATCACTCGGTGCCGAGGCGTTGTCAGATGAAGCATGGGTGAACACTCCTGATTTGTGCTTTGCCTTGCACGAGGCATGTGCGGAGTTAAGCTATTTGTGTGGTGCCTTTGAAGAGGCGGAGCGTTGGATAGATGTGGCCATTAACAAACCGTTGTCGACACTGAATAAAGTGCGTTTACTTACGATTCAAATTAGCATCAAAACGAATTTAACAGAGTATGCAGATGTACTGAAAATAAGCAATCGAGCACTTGCGATGTTGGACGTTTCTATTCCAGACCGCATTACCGATCAGGATATTGTGCAAGAGCGTAAGGTTATTGAGGAGCTACTTTCCAATGTTAATGAGGAGGACTTGCAACAGCTTCCGGTCATGTCAAATGACGCTGTACAGCAAGCTCTTAAACTGATTAGCCATACGGGACCATCCTCTTATTATGTTGATTTAAATTGGTTTGCCTACACCTCTTTGCGCTCGATAAAACTGTCCCTTGCCCATGGGCTGTCTGCCTTTTCAGGGGCTGGCTTCACGGCATACAGCATAATGCTCGTAGGTGTATGGCGCAATGTCGATGAGGGCTTTCGTCTTGGCCAGCTTTCTTGTGCAATCGCAGACCAACTTCATGATGCACAAGCGATCTGTAAAGCCTACGGATCGTTCGCCATCTTTATTAATCATCGCAAACGTCATGTGAGGACGTCGATGGCGAGTCTGGAGAAAGCGTATGAAAATGGAAAGAAAAGTGGAGATCTTGTGTATGCCGGGTTCTGTGCAGTTGCTCTTGTGGATACTTCCGTAAGCACAGCCGTCCCATTGGAAGAAGTCAAAAATAAAGCGAATTCTTACATGGCTTGGTTACGACAAATCAATTCGTTAGATTCCTTCGATCGCGTTATGCTGATGCATCAGTGGGTTCTTAGTATGAGGGGTGAAACGGATCAGCCGGGCAGCTTATCGAGTGCCGATTTTGATCAGGACACTTACGCAGCAACACTTGGTGAAGACCCAGTGAAAACATTTCTCTTTCACTTCCACAAGCTTCGCGCAGCGTACTTTTTTGGTCAACTTAAAGAAGCTGTGACGGAGGAAGCTCTTGCTGGTGAGATGGTGGGTTCAGTGGTCGGACAAATCCTTGAAGAGGAATATGTGTACTATGGAGCGTTGACCCTTTGTCGTTACTGTCTGTCTCAGCCATTGGTGGCCGATGAGCGTGAACGGCTTATTCGGAAAATCCAGTCCCATTTGGCGCATCTGAGGTCAAGAGCTGAAGAATGTCCTGAGAATTATCACCATCGGGAGCTTCTCATCCAAGGAGAGCTTGCGCGCATTCATGGAGATGGACAGGAGGCCCTTCGCTGTTACGATGCATCCCTACGCCATGCAAAGGAACATTCTTTTGTTCAGCATGTGGCTGAAGCAGGAGAATGTGCGGCGTTGCATTGTGTAGCGGATCAGCTTCATATGCAAGCTAGATGGTTCTTTAACGAGGCTATAAAAGCTTACGAGCAGTGGGGAGCCTATGGCAAAATTGCCGATATGGAGAGAACGTATCCTGAGTGGTTTGTTGATACAGTGGACGAGACAGCACTTCCCACGATAAAAGGAAGTGTATCAAAACAAACCTCTGCCACTGAACGATCTGCGGCATTGGATTTGACGACGGCCATTAAGGCAGCGCAGGTCATTTCAAAAGAAATGCACCACCCTCAGCTTCTCAAGGTTCTACTCAGTGTAGCAATGGAAAACGCAGGTGCTGAAAAAGCGTGGCTCTTTATGAAGCATCCCGATGGATGGAGGGCAGAGGCGTTTGAATCCCTCGCATCGGTTGAAAGGCCAGTTCAATGTCCTGCGCCTTTTTCGAACCTTAGGGACGCTGTGAGCTCAACCATTATTGAGTACGCTGTAAGAACGAATGAATGGGTCGTCATTGATGATGCAACGAAGAATTTACAATTTGCTCACGATCCGTACATCCGTAGCCGGCAACCACGATCATTGCTTTGTATACCCATTTATCAACGCCATTCGGTCAATACGGTGCTTTATATGGAAAATAACTTAATCCCAAATGCCTTTACACCAGAACGAAAGTCATTGCTTACGATGATCGCTTCTCAAGCGGCGATCTCTTTAGAAAATGCCAGATTATATGGACAGCTCAATGTGAGAGTGAAAGAGCGTACAAAAGAGCTTGAAGAAGCGTTGACCTCCTTAAAGACAACACAACGCGAATTGCTTCAGAAAGAAAAGATGGCGTCTCTTGGCGGGTTAATGGCTGGCATCGCTCACGAGGTAAATACGCCGATTGGGGTAAGCTTGACAGCATCTTCTCACTTGTATGATTCAACGACACGTTGGCTAAGGAAGTATGAAGAGGGTCAATTGAAAAAAAAGGATCTTGATGCATTTGCAGAGCTTTCACGCGATGCGTCGTCAATGATTTTAACAAACGTCAAACGAGCAGCAGACTTGGTTGCTAGTTTTAAAAAGATTACCGTTGATCGTTCAAGTGAAGAAAAACGTTCCTTCAAGGTCAAGGCCTATATAGAAGATGTGATTCGAAGTCTGTCCCCAGAGCTAAAGAAAACGAGTCACCAGCTGGTTGTTAAAGGGCCCGACGACATGGAAATCAACAGCTACCCGGGGAGCTTTTCTCAGGTTATTACAAATCTTGTTATGAACGCTTTACAGCATGCTTTTCATGAGCAGCTTAGCGGAGAGATTACGATTCAATTGTTTCAGGAGCGTTCTCATGTGCTTATTGTCTTTAAGGACAATGGCGCAGGGATTTCAGAGGATTCTTTGCAAAAGATTTTCGATCCATTTTTTACGACGAAACGTGGTCAAGGTGGTACTGGCCTAGGGCTTCACGTCGTCTATCAGATGGTTACGGAGACACTCTCAGGAACCATTTCTTGTGAAAGTCTGCTTGGGCAGGGCACGAAGTTTCTTATTCATCTGCCGCATGAAATGAACTCAGAGGGTAGTTCATAG
- a CDS encoding sulfite exporter TauE/SafE family protein: MSKLLLFAIIGFFAQLIDGSLGMGFGATSSSLLLLFAVAPAVVSASIHIAEIATTAASGASHLKFGNVDKPLLYRMIIPGSISAFIGAAFLSGLPGDVIKPYISIFLLVLGGYIMYRFLIAVPSTNQSIAKPLKRIVLIPMSALAGFFDAVGGGGWGPVNTPFLLSRKGAIPRKVIGTVDTSEFAVTLSASLGFIIFLGWEQISWFWVAAFAIGGVCAAPIAAWLVKIMPTHLLGVLVGGLIIFTNVNILLIHFLNGFNNGFYVIYIVLLALWAYAVFFAHSRNKKIQLEDNENHAKQIQSSSH; the protein is encoded by the coding sequence ATGTCAAAACTATTGCTATTTGCCATCATCGGTTTTTTCGCCCAATTGATTGACGGATCACTGGGAATGGGGTTTGGCGCTACGTCATCGTCTTTACTGTTGCTGTTTGCTGTGGCCCCTGCGGTTGTTTCTGCTTCTATTCATATCGCAGAAATTGCGACGACGGCTGCATCTGGTGCCTCCCATTTAAAATTCGGCAATGTCGATAAGCCATTGCTCTATCGAATGATTATTCCTGGCTCTATTAGTGCGTTCATCGGAGCTGCTTTTCTGAGTGGATTGCCCGGAGATGTAATCAAGCCCTATATCTCTATCTTTTTACTAGTTCTTGGCGGGTACATTATGTATCGTTTTTTAATTGCCGTTCCTTCAACGAATCAAAGCATCGCTAAGCCGCTGAAACGAATTGTGCTCATCCCTATGAGTGCCCTCGCTGGCTTTTTCGATGCCGTTGGCGGCGGCGGATGGGGACCGGTAAACACCCCATTTCTGCTTTCGAGAAAAGGCGCCATTCCAAGAAAAGTGATCGGCACAGTAGACACAAGTGAATTTGCAGTCACTTTATCCGCGTCGTTAGGCTTTATTATCTTTCTCGGGTGGGAGCAAATCAGTTGGTTTTGGGTAGCAGCATTTGCCATTGGCGGTGTTTGCGCTGCTCCGATTGCAGCCTGGCTTGTTAAAATCATGCCAACTCACCTGCTCGGTGTCCTTGTTGGCGGACTGATCATTTTCACTAATGTAAATATACTACTAATACATTTCCTGAATGGATTTAACAATGGCTTTTACGTCATTTACATCGTTCTACTGGCGCTTTGGGCTTATGCTGTATTTTTCGCCCATTCTCGCAACAAAAAAATACAGCTTGAGGACAATGAGAATCACGCGAAACAAATTCAATCTTCATCACATTAA